ggtgctctgctggactgagatctggtgactgttgaggccatttgagtacagcaaGCTCAGTATAACTAGATTGCTTATCTGGAGGCATGCATTCCATGAACATGTATGTTGCcttcatttttgtctttcttttttttatcctcCAGCTCCATCCTCAGTTGATAAATGGAAGTCTTCATTCAAACCAATTGGTGAAGAAGATGGAGACTCTCAGGACCAAAGCACAAGTTACAAAGAAAAGTGAGTCATGTCTCCTGTAGTCTTGGTCCACATTTGAGCCTTTATAGTTTTTATGTAGTGGcttaaaaagtggaaaaaaaaaactgtctaaacaaagtCAAGCACTTTGGTTTAATGTGTGAACGTTCAGtcattggctgccctctcccctccctggtggacatctacacctcccgctgcctcagcagagccaaaaacatcatcGGGGACAGCTCCCACCCTGGCTTTGagctgtttgacctgctgccctctggcaggcgctacaggtgccaAAGCCAGagcaaacagactcaagaacagtttattTACCAGCACAATccccaccctgaactcacacactcacccactctaactgtgcaataccaacatctctgtgcaatattatattattcatactgaacaatatctatcaccccTATATTGTTTAATATCCAATATTcgttcaccaagtgcaatacacaccatcttcattattatgtgtatacacttattttattttttacaacatatatatttttatatattattttctgtactttttatacattttattttctgtatatatttttatacattgttttattttctgtatagttttagaagttctaatttacattttagaaagtGCGACTTTCTACAGCATgccactgaacaggagtgggcctccaatctcattgtacatcctgtataaagacaataaaggcattctatttcTAAATGAGTAATCCATCTCCCCCTGGTCTTAGGCCTGGACTTTACGACCCTTATGAACCTCTGTCATCAGACTCTGAATCTGAGATGCCACAGGATCAAGACCACAACCTCTCCCCGCCCATTGATGATAACGATGGGGAGCATCAGTGTTTTTCTCCAGTGAGAGGCTGTCCCGACGACCAACACTGGGACTCATCCTACTCTAAACCAGGAAGTGGACCCTTAGACAGAGACTTTAGCACTGGAACCAGACCTGCAGAAATTCCAGGTCTCAGTCCAGTAATTAGACAGCCTGAAGAACAGATTTACAACCCAGAAGCTGAATCGCTTCATTGTTTCGGCTCCTTGGGTGAACCAGTGGACCAGAGAGGTGGTAGCCCTGACAGGCTTATTCATGCCTCCTCCACATTTCCTACACCTTTTGGACAGAGAACCAATGGGGAGAAGATAACACTACCAGAATATAAGCTAGAGGTATCACAACATCAGTCTTTGTAGTAAAACAGAGTTACTGTTTTCCTTTTAGATCATGTGATAATATAGGTATCATTAATAATTAAGGTGTTATAATTGatcctttctctcctctttagACCATTAGATTATCCCCACCGAGGTTACAGGACTATCACCATAAGGTGGGCTATATGAAAAAAGGTAATGGCAGTCGGCTTGCCTCGTTTGTCTCACTATTTCTTAGATGGGAATGACTTAGATGCTTTTAATCATGTCACGAGTCTGAGTAATTTTCTGTATTAAATTGTTCTACAGGCCTGGACCGAGACCTGCCATCCACAAAGGTGACAAGGAATATGCGCAAAACTGTAATTATGGACAAGTAAGCACTGGGCCTACTGATGTCAAGTTGATAAAGTGAAATGACCATAAGAAGAACAAAGATGCATATGCTCACATTTTCTCTTGACAGTGTGCTCTGATACAGTTTTGGTATTGCAGGTCAATCTTTAAActttgctgcttgtttgcaCTGAAGCAAAGCCAGTGAGTTAATAATCTGTCAGTCACGAGGTCAAGGCCACATTTGTTGTTCTCATTGGATTTTAATTTGTATTAGCTTGTGTAACACAATCAGCCAGTGGCAAGAAAACGTCTCTTTCTTTTTGTACTTCACACATTACAATAACCTGTGATTTGTGATGCGTCGTGAGCTCGATGAGCTGCGTCATTGACATTCTGGCTTCGTACCACATCgtaaacatttgttttattgctgAAGTTGGAACTGCAGTTTGGCACTTCCACCTTGGCTCCCTCTTTCACGCCTGAAGGTTGCCACAAGATGTTAAGGTGTGAGAACAAATGGACTTAAGTCTACAGCTCTTGCTTAAACCTGCTCTAACAGTTGGGTTTAATTGAATAAAATGTCAACAAAAAGGAAGGCATGCAGATATCAGCCATTCCAGATAAAAGCACTCGCAGTTAGGTTCATGcaaactaaaacaatttccataGCGGTTTGGTTACAGCTGTGCTGGCTCTGTATTTTGGTAGCAGACTGGTTAAACACAGCATCTGCAGAGCTTGCCAGCATCACTCATGCTGTGTACTATCAAGCCCTGAATATAAGctgtaacttaaaaaaaaaactttcctcaTTACACAGACCTGTGCCCATGTTCTTACGTCCTATTGTGTTATGGCTGTTTTAATGTTTCCTCTTTTGTATACATTCAGGAGGCAACAGTTACGTTAGGCAATGCATGCAGTACTTGAAGAGTGCGACTTGAGGACTATCCTGATGTGGAAGTTTTTTTCAAATCCGGTTTTGTAACATAATATTTGCCAGGTTTGACCTTTTGACTGTTACTGGGGGAGTCTGGAGTAGTTAATGGCTCAATATTTTAAATTACCGAAATAATTTTTCTTCTAGGACATCCATCTTTTGTGACCTTTGTGAGGTTGAGCTTGCCAGTGGGCAGGAGCTGCAGGATCACTTGGACAGCAAATGTCACTGGGACACACTGGAGCACATTCAGCAGAATAATAAATATGATGATCTAATCATAGCGTTCCTTCAGGTATGATCATCGACTGTACGGTGACATGAATTTCCCATTAATGTATACTATTGCATTCTTTTTCCCAGGTTTTCATTCTTCTTTTACCATAAACAGATGTCTGGATtgtgatagttttttttttttttttttcccccataggAAGTGATGCTGTATAAAAGCCATCATTGTAGCCAAGCAGTAGAGGACAGCACACTTCAAAGTAAATgcatttgttaaaaaatgaagaaagaaactGTGATAGATGCACACCTTTTGTTCCTGACAAACTAAGAAGAAACTAACTTGGATCTGATTGTGTTGTCAGCGCTGCAGGAAAATCACCACTTGACAAAGGTGGAAATGTTTCATTGTGCTGCTTGCAAAGTATACATATCCACATCTGTAGCTGAAGTGCAGGCTCACATCACCTCTGAGGAACACATCTTTTGCACAAAGGTAACACTGCTGTCCTACAGCATAATAACCCAGATGTGTTTTCTTGAAATTTCTTTGCTAGTTAATCTGATCATTTGACTTTCCTGAAGGAGTTTGAAGTGCATCAGAGACATGCTTGCCTCAGCAAAGCAGAAGCCATGATGAAGGAGCTAAAACCACAGTTTGAACACTTCCTGAAGGTATTTTGCAAGAGATTTCTAAAGTATTCAGTGTACTGGAAAAGCTGCTTAGCAATAATAGTACAAAATCACAGACAGCTGGGGCTGGcacttttaatgtttaaaaagtcGTTTTTACAAAGTGGTCATTTTGGGCTTTTGATATtgaaagacatgcagtcagtggggtttggttaattggtgactctcaagtgcctgtaggtgtgaatggttgtcagtctctctgtgttagccctatgaCGGACTGGTGGCCTCCctctgcctctgtacaccaccacagtggattttgaataaaacgATCAAGTTGTGACTGAATTTCAGATTTAATTCAAAGGTTTTAACTAAAGTATTGTTAACTGttcaggaattacagccatttttatacagtctcCCATTTTCAAGAGcccaaaagtaattggacaattgacttacaagcagtttcatggccagttgaggcctgttccctcattatttcATGGCAGATTAACTAATTAATTGTAACCGTTCACTGATACTCTCAATATGAGATCCAAAGAGATGTCAATGCAGGTGatggaggccatcattaggctgcaAAATCAAAAGAGACAGTAAAAcctttaggagtggccaaatcaacgaTCTGGGACAGAAGTCTTTCCTTGGTTGAGAAAAAAACCCTTCGCATCTAGTCAAGTGAGGCTGATATAAATAATTAACTTTACATCATGAATGTAAatagagggtttacaacaaggtgcaaaccactggttacactcaagaacaggaaggtcAGATTAGGCTTTGCCAGAAAAGAATCTGGAGACAAATTAAACCAAGATGAACAGGTATCAGAATGATTTTATTAGTGTGGAGAAGGAAAGAAACTGCTGATGCTCTGAAGCatacatcatctgtcaaacatgctggcagcaatgttatggcatgtatggctgccagtggaactgggtcactCTTGcctattgatgatgtgactgctgatggaagcagcaggatgaagtgtgaagtgtacagggctatgcTTTCTGCTCAGACTTAGCCAAATGCTGCTAAACGGATCGGACAGAACTTCACAgcgcaaatggataatgacccaaagaaaactgcaaaagcaacccaagagtttctcaaggcaatgAAGTGATCTTTGGGCTATTTGGATCCCATTCAGTTTTACTGAGATGTATGCTTTTCACATGTTATCTACAGTATGATGTATCTTGACTGATTTAACTAATATGAGACCATGATGtggaccccccaccccaccccaccaaaTCTGGTAAATTCAAAGTTTGTACTAAAGTAGTTATGATGTGGCTAttttcaaatgcaaataaaaatctTCTGTAAGTGGGGACAGTTCAGATGCAGAATACTTTATATTAAAAAGATTCATATTTCACTGAAGTAATGTGTAGGTAAATATGTGGGAAATAAAGTTCTCTCTTGTACTCAAACTTTAATAAACTATTGTATGAAGTGAGATGTCACAGCCAAATTTAAAAGCTGCAATGTACATAAAAAGtcagcagcaaaataaatatttctataTCAAAAGTTAtcagagtaaaaaaaatcttattaatGCATTCGTTTCCACTCTCTGAACTCAATGCTTGATTAGTAGCACAAGCAAATGATACCCTGCACAGCTAGTAGTAATTACTAGTAATTAAAGTGGATGCACCCAGCATGCCTAACTAAACTAATTCTTTTCTTTCAGGGTGGCAGCCCATTTGAATGACAGAACTCACTGGATGTTGTCGTAACGTCGTTCACACCGAGGTGCTGTACACGTCGGATGAAGGGACAGCTGACTTTACCATTCCTTAACGCGCACAACTGCTGTCCCAGTACTGAGTGTAATGCTAACAGACATGCTGTTGTGGGTCTGTGAACACAATacagcttttctttgtttatatgTAGTTTGCCATTTCACAGCTGCCTCATGTTACGTTGACTCCACCTACTTCCAGATAATCTGCATCTGGTTGCCTGTAGAAGATCACATTTGCAGTTTTGTTAACACTACTACTTTGTAATTTACACGTCAAATGTGCTactgttttaaaaaacatgaatgcaacaataatttgaaaaaaaaaaaagtcaagcttgtttctttgtcttttatttagAACAACACAAATGTTTTAAGCATTGTATCTGTGTGATATagtacatttaaaattaaattatttcaaaacagtatatttaaacattaaatatagGTGACATGTATGAAGGGCTTGGTCAGCACGGGTTGTGCGTgttaggtctctctctttttttcttcctcaacCACCTTCAGTTTAAATCTTGTTAGAAACGACGCAGTTACTGAAATACTATAAAACACTTTTTCTATGCATGACAAgtttgcagacatttttttttttttttcctttttgcactTTGATTCAAAATATTTCTCTCAGTAACTCTGGCCTGAAAAGAGACTGTGGGCTTTGATTTGACCGTGTTGCAGTACATAGGAAACATGGATTTATGTGAATATTGATACAGAAGTGCTCCCAGAAACTGACTCAAACCATGAGAAATCTGAGGTAAAAGTTGTCTTCATTAGAAATGGATTCCACACTACATTActgcataaaacaaaacagtttgtcCACTTGGAATTGTATTCCAAAAAAAATGGACCatgtaaaaacagacaaaaggtAACAATATCCAAAATAATTGACttttttcatctgtccaaatgtGTACAATATCTCAAACATTGAGTAATATTGTACTTTTGGCCAGTAATTTGTTGActtaaaaaaagtgaaataacatccagtatacatacacatacagtcTAGTGAAATCTAAAAAGGTCCCCACTGGCCTCATGAGGCAGCATGTGTGACTGTCAAAGAGCTGTCCTGGTCAGTCTTGAAGGTTGGGGTGTCTGTGGGCAATGAGGTGACCTCTACCATGCCTAGCCCAGTGTGCGGGACGCTAGTGTTCATTATGTGTCTCTGTAAATGTTTAATCCAGTCCTCCTGAACTGACAAGGGACCCTGGAAGACCAGGTCACAGAACCTGGAAAGATGAGAAGAAAACCAGAATAAATACACAATCAGACCACCGGTTATCTGGCAGCATGAGACTGGGAAACAATTGAattggagtaaaaaaaaaaaaaaaaaaggaaattaccTGCAGGTGAGCCTGTACATTTCCTCTGGTGTTTGAGTTAAGGGCAGTGTCTTCTTTTTTGAGCCAGGCCTTGAGCGTGTCCTGACTGCTTTACAGTCAATTGCTGAAAGACACAATTTCATTTACAGCCCAACATTTTACATTGCAGCTGACCACTGGAAAACTGTGCATTGATGTTCCAGCAGTAGTTCTTTGAATGGCCTTGAATGTGTGGACATTTCTGACTTATGCTTTATTATGCATGGTCGAGTGAGGCTAAGGCGGGGACCTCGATCAAAGCGTGATGATCTGCGCCTGCAGGAAAAGCGGGTCCTGACAGCTTAAAGCCATCAAGAGGTCGCTCTGCAATTAAAATCCTTGCAGAGTGAAAAACTGATGCCCTCCTACATTCCTACCTCAGGGAGGACACAAATAACCACTGGTGCACTAAATATAACTAAGATTTGGACATCACAGCTCCTTTTGGTTTCCAGCTACACAGTTTTATCAGGTTGAGATTTCTGCTGCTTTATCTAAAGTGATGCTTGAAAGTTTGTGAACCCTTTGCATAAATATGACCTAAAACATGTCAGAATAAGAGAATCCAGTTAaacaagatttttaaaaaaattacattgtcattttttatttagcAATCCAACATTAAATATCTGTGAGGGACAAAAATATGTGCCCTTTGCTTTCAGTAACTGCTGCAACATTACTGCTGGATTAGGGTTAGACTCTGACTTGGCTGCATTGCCTTCATTCTTCTTTAACCTTAAGGCAGAAATACTAGTGTGAAGGTCATTGTATTGCTGCATGACCCACTTTCTCTCTAGAGATTCAATGTGCAGACAGATGTCCTGGTTTCCCTTTAGAATTTGCTGGTATAACTCAGAAGTCATTGTTCCATCTGCGATGGAGAATCATCTTGGCCTACATGCAGCAAGCTAGGGCCAGACCATGATACGGCCATCTGCTCCTTTCCCTGCCACGCACAGCCTTGTTGTTTGGCGGTCTCATAACAGTCTGATGAACATTTGCCAGTGTGAAAACGGCGTCACCCTGGGTTCCTTTATGATCACATGAACTACACACCTTGCTCTTGGGTGATCTTTGTGGGTCGACCACTCCTGGGGAGGGTAACAGTGGTCTTGAATATCCTCCATTTGTACACAATCTGTCTGACTGTGGAATGGTGGAGTCCAAACTCTTTAGAGATAattttgtaaccctttccagccTCATGAGCATCAACAACCCTCTTCCTGAGTTCCTCAGAGAGCTCCTTTGTTCTTGGCATGATGCCTGACCACACGATCAGATTCAGACAGATGTCTGTTCTTAAATTACAACAGCGCACATGCTCACACCTGATTGTCATCCCACTGATTAAAAACATCTGACTCCAATATCATCTGTGAGCAGCACAGATAGTATTGGATCATTTGAAGTTGTTTTTGGTTACAtttatgcaaaaataaacaattcTAAAAGGTACTACTCAGCTGTGTCATCTGGAGGTTTTATCTAGCAGCAGAGCAATTTTTATGAGCAGGTGCCCACTTTGTTTGCATCAGGTGCATATGAAAACCAATATTTTGATGATAATGTGATCTGTGAAGATTATGTGTGATGGTTTAATGCGCTTCCACTGACTGACATTTGGTAACAAGCCAAGATGAGGGAAAAATGTTTGACACCTCAATGTGCTTTGGTGAGAAACCACAACTATgttcagttattaaaaaaacttAATGTGACATCTTTAAGTCTTTAAACATTTGCTTTAATTTCTAAAGGCCTTTTCATACGATTGTCATGCTAAAAATTTTGGACCAGCCCTGGACGAGAATGCAACTCCAGAAGGTGTTTTGAAATCTCCATTTCTACAAAGCAGAAGGACTTGGATCTTTTTTTCAAAGATGTACCAGTAAAAATCAGGAGAATAGCAATGAAAATGGGACCTGTTccaattccaaaaaatgtgtttattggaACACACAACCAAATCAGAGGTCACTCCTTTGTGTGATGGTGGGCAGGAACTTGTACCTCTATACCACTTCTACAGTAACAAAAACGAAAGAAATTTGCTCAGGAACGGTCACACCTATGAACTGGTTTCAAAGATACGTGTAGCTTAACCAGTTTACAGCATCTGATTGCtttttgtttgcatgtgtaATCTTCATCCAGAGGAGCGTTTTAACATAGCATGAGAAATAAACTCAACGGCTGTAAGCACTTCACATGACCATTTACGAATagtgagtatgtgtgtgctaGAGTAAAAAGGGAGCAGAAGATGAATTTTGTGGCaaaggttgatttttttttttcctttttttgtctaAAGTGGAACCATTACTAAAGCTATGGTCTTGGCTGCAGAAAACCAACTGGGAACTGTTGCAAAGCCATAGCTGCAACGGGGGTACAGGGTGCATTATCCAGTACCACAAGAAAACATGGCCATGGGAAAGgagcatccacacaggaagaatGAAAACATAACAGTTTTGTGAGCCtagctgcagtgttttggcTTAAGTTTTGGTGACTGATAAGACCTACTCAGGAACAAAACTAGAACAAAATTCTCGAGTAAAACTCGGTTAGCAGTTTAAGGGGACATAGTAGTGTGAATGATAAGCGTAACTGTAAAGGTTTTAAGAAGAATGCATACAAGTGGTTGCACCCTAGGTCTAACTTAAGATTTTACTAGTGGCACTTACTGGTTCCCTCGAGTAAGGcaatcctttttctttttgcatatgcCCGGAGGTGATTAGACAGTGCAACTCCACTGTGAAATGTTGCATTGCAATGGATGCACACCTTCCTGTTGAATTCACCCTTCTCTgtggaaagacaaaaacaatcaataagAAGAGGAACTGTAGTACCAGACACTGGCAAGTTTACAATGTCTAAAATCAAACTTAGACTGTTTCAAAGTAGATCAGaggtgaaattattattttctaaCATTATATTAAAGGTAAATATGGATTATAACAGGACTTGTGGCATTTCCTGAAACAGGACAGGACCACTCCCTAACACACATGAGTAACATAACACAGCTGCAATTTGAAAGGGTTTAAACAAATAAGCCCTCTGTAGCAATAAGAAATGTATTGAAACATGCTATGTCTTGCAAACTCTTGAATATCAATATTTTCCTTAGTATGACACTTTTAACTGTCAAGAGACAAAACAAGGCAATAACAATCTGTGTTAGGTGCAGCATGCACTTCTGTTTCAGGCTCAATGTGAAGGCAAAATCTTATTCTctgcctttatgctgatgatatcTCACtttcaacacacacatacacgcacaaaaaaaaaccaaaatggaTGATCTGTGCTCAGTTGTTCACCTAAAAACAACTGCTCCAAATCACTAGACTGTGCACAAACTGCCAAGACAATTAAATTCAGTAGTAATCCAATACACTGTCACTTACCAGATATTTGGTTTGGCAGTGAAGATGCAATTTTTGCTCCTGAATTGTTTTCACTGTTTGAAGAAACTGTTATCATGTTTCTGGACATCTGAGAGGATCCTTTTAGTCTGGCATCTTCCTGACACTTCCTCTTCTTTAGAATTCCTATCAAGGCAGTTGTGCCTGAGAGCGAATTTTTAACATCCAAATTCGcttccagttgccttttttcaggTTCAATGTCTGCTAAAGAAAAGGTGGGTATCAGTGGTTTGGCTTCAGTGCAAACGCTTGAATCAGAATTACTTTTTGCGATTCCAGTGTGGGGCGATGTGAAACGATCAGCACTGGACAGCTTTGAAGAAGCACTGTAGTGGAAATGGTTCCGTCTCTTTCCCACAATCTGGAGAGCCCGCTGGAACTCCTTCTTGTCTCTCATCAGCTCTCGCAATAAAAGTAATGGTGATTTGTTCTTTGATGCAAAGCTTTTACCAAGCTTTTTGAGGTGGCCTCGTATGTGGTTTGACTGCCCAGTCCTGTTATCAAATGAATCCCCGCATAACGGACAGGAATGGATGCTCTTCACAGTCTCAGAGTCCGACTCAAGCTGTAATGCtgagagaaataaaataaaattagacaCAAAAACATTAGACATATAATATCAGACATTTAAACTTTGAAACATCGAAAGACTTGTAACCTATAATTTAAATCCAGTTTAAAACTTGGCTTTTAGGCTTCTATGTTCACAGCTCCATCCATTGATTTTATACAGATACATATCACACCAGAATGACTGCATCTTGCATCTTGGATGCAGCTATACGactaaaaaccaaacaaaaaaaagtctaacAGGGGAGGTATAAGTAATGTATAAGTAATGTGTCAATAGTGTTTTCCACATAAACTTAATTTACGCTTGACAAGCCAAAGTATATTTGGTCActcattttagttttttaaatcattttcctACCATCCAAGAACCATGATATCTCCAATCAATGATATTCAGTAGACATTCcccttgctcttattttgaagttCTAGTCTATCCTCATCTCATGTTTCCCTACAGATTTGTTTGTCATATGGTTGGATGGACTCCAGTTCATCATCTTGGATGGTATTCCTTGTTCTACTCTGGAGGGCCACTGTAAGCTGTGGGGCCACTTTAACTAGAActggcaggaggaggagaactggTTGATGTTTTGCTGCACTAAGCTCACTGAGAATGCAGAGGAGAGCAAGGActgttgtgtaaaacaaactggagaatgttcaccttcaaagtaaagttGTGCCTTGGCACTGCAgccaacatatttcaaaaagtGCAATGTTTACTTTTAAGGCAAATCGTCTTCGTTTCCAGAGGGTCACAGATCAGTCTCTAGGCCTatgtgactggggctttagcaatcgATTTCACAGCAAATGCTATCAAACTCCAAGCAACCACTCGTCAACTGGTTCGGCTTTCCAGATGGTCaatgaccagtctctaggcctatgtgactggggccttatttATTTGACCCTACAAGACTGACATCCCAAATGGTGGTCAAGTCAATGTCACATGACTAGTTGTTATGTGACTCCAAAACTTGAATGCCAGAACTTCTAAATACCCTGGTATACAGTAATACCGAGCAAGCCTAGCTTGTTCCTACCTTTCTGTCCATATTTATGTAATTTGATTAATGTGTTGATGGTTTAGTTTTCATGGCACCATGTTGTGAGATCTCCCAGTGCTCAATTATAACCAATAAAACTTATAGCAAAACCAAGCTGTAACAGAAAGCTATAATGCACAAGTTTTTCTTTTATAGAAGAACATGCAATAAACACTCAAGTACCTTTTTTCAATCGGCGTAATGCTGACATCTTCCGTCGAATTCGTGGCCTCCTGTCTTGACAAGCCACTTGCTCAGGAGACACAACATGGCGTGCATTGTAGCTAAGCCCAACCCTATGAAGATGCCCTCGGACATGATTGGACAATCCAACACCTGACTCAAATACCGCAGGACAATAGGGACAGTTCTTGCGGTCCGATTCCAACTCTGACAAATCGTCGGCGAAGGATTCCCCCAATGGTATTTGATGGGATTCAAAGGTTTCTTGAAATACTTCTGTTTCTATGCattcttctttgatttcaggGTCATTCTGTTCTTCTTCAGTCTTTATTTTCTCAAACAGCCTTTTAGATGCTTGCAGAGCTCCCCTCATGGACATTCTTCTACTATAGGTGtaaattatgttttgtttttcttttttgataccATTATCAGAAAGATTACTGTTTGCATCCATATCTTTAAACTGGAAAAATTCCTTTTCATCATAGTTGgccacttcttcttcttgatttaCTTTTTTCGGACTTGGCAAAGGTTTTGGTAAGATGAAGCATGAGTCTTGGTCGGAAGTGTTGCGATATGGGGTGGACATCTTTCTTTTAGATGGTGTCTTTTTAACTGTTGAATAATCTACCATCACCTTGGGGCCATCTGGAGATAAAATTGATTCTTCATCCTTGACTGTCAATGTTTCAAGCAACTCATCACAACCATCTTTGTCACTGTCCTGAACAGGTGTACTACAATTATTGCTTTCCTTCTTCTGTTCTGCATTCTTCTTTCCATGTCTTTGTCGAGACAGAAGAACATTAATAGATTTGTCCAGTTTTGATTCTGTTACTTGAGACTTGGGGCCTCTCTTGAGCTTGCTATTTTTAAATAAGTCTGAAATGTCACTGGACCCATTAGGCGAACAAGCTCTTTTAGAGGAGATCTGATTTTTGATTGAGATTTTAGACGTA
This portion of the Archocentrus centrarchus isolate MPI-CPG fArcCen1 chromosome 17, fArcCen1, whole genome shotgun sequence genome encodes:
- the LOC115795631 gene encoding DBIRD complex subunit ZNF326 isoform X1; translation: MRRFISNAFQPRGRGKETISKIPTTRVPQDFIDAMRRIAGPSDMTAETQPAQKAPSSVDKWKSSFKPIGEEDGDSQDQSTSYKEKPGLYDPYEPLSSDSESEMPQDQDHNLSPPIDDNDGEHQCFSPVRGCPDDQHWDSSYSKPGSGPLDRDFSTGTRPAEIPGLSPVIRQPEEQIYNPEAESLHCFGSLGEPVDQRGGSPDRLIHASSTFPTPFGQRTNGEKITLPEYKLETIRLSPPRLQDYHHKVGYMKKGLDRDLPSTKVTRNMRKTVIMDKTSIFCDLCEVELASGQELQDHLDSKCHWDTLEHIQQNNKYDDLIIAFLQEVMLYKSHHCSQAVEDSTLQTLQENHHLTKVEMFHCAACKVYISTSVAEVQAHITSEEHIFCTKEFEVHQRHACLSKAEAMMKELKPQFEHFLKGGSPFE
- the znf644a gene encoding zinc finger protein 644a; translation: MAAEMSCLTGVDEDDKDADPEINALTLLQEPVRMAQESAACTDSFGKPSPKQNSVLDVLSNEDMLSPVGLGNGPSSHQATQAHELNSISSEKEEEKSITPLKTVHEIDTAGIWGFDESPENSLDNFSSTSDLHWDPHKEFMQFLWENHSDSPGEETKEELTPANIQRRRKRKMDMVVMVDPSEDLYPELSPKSSEELSEAEGQEDSIPVRKVRKSRKFSKSQSSPTGKVSKYPNGTVKTIKEILYNGPARNSHDNNISHGLSPLKGRLTINSHSEGKPSCYPCSKCKLVFKKEHHLHRHMKSHVDLPNISPKPFICRECGQSFRQSGLLIDHMSIHKDKRTRLTEEIKGVNDRKKVDKNAKFFCPQCPFGTNCPNTFVQHAKTHEKDKRKFRCDKCSFRTLSENDLRRHNIMQHTVITVRKQVQEDDHGIFSCDICSYRAFSKNVFKNHLLRRHQQTFEEYEAVQLSEKNAQLAKEQQVPTCKTPVEDAEFTSKISIKNQISSKRACSPNGSSDISDLFKNSKLKRGPKSQVTESKLDKSINVLLSRQRHGKKNAEQKKESNNCSTPVQDSDKDGCDELLETLTVKDEESILSPDGPKVMVDYSTVKKTPSKRKMSTPYRNTSDQDSCFILPKPLPSPKKVNQEEEVANYDEKEFFQFKDMDANSNLSDNGIKKEKQNIIYTYSRRMSMRGALQASKRLFEKIKTEEEQNDPEIKEECIETEVFQETFESHQIPLGESFADDLSELESDRKNCPYCPAVFESGVGLSNHVRGHLHRVGLSYNARHVVSPEQVACQDRRPRIRRKMSALRRLKKALQLESDSETVKSIHSCPLCGDSFDNRTGQSNHIRGHLKKLGKSFASKNKSPLLLLRELMRDKKEFQRALQIVGKRRNHFHYSASSKLSSADRFTSPHTGIAKSNSDSSVCTEAKPLIPTFSLADIEPEKRQLEANLDVKNSLSGTTALIGILKKRKCQEDARLKGSSQMSRNMITVSSNSENNSGAKIASSLPNQISEKGEFNRKVCIHCNATFHSGVALSNHLRAYAKRKRIALLEGTTIDCKAVRTRSRPGSKKKTLPLTQTPEEMYRLTCRFCDLVFQGPLSVQEDWIKHLQRHIMNTSVPHTGLGMVEVTSLPTDTPTFKTDQDSSLTVTHAAS
- the LOC115795631 gene encoding uncharacterized protein LOC115795631 isoform X2; its protein translation is MRRFISNAFQPRGRGKETISKIPTTRVPQDFIDAMRRIAGPSDMTAETQPAQKAPSSVDKWKSSFKPIGEEDGDSQDQSTSYKEKPGLYDPYEPLSSDSESEMPQDQDHNLSPPIDDNDGEHQCFSPVRGCPDDQHWDSSYSKPGSGPLDRDFSTGTRPAEIPGLSPVIRQPEEQIYNPEAESLHCFGSLGEPVDQRGGSPDRLIHASSTFPTPFGQRTNGEKITLPEYKLETIRLSPPRLQDYHHKAWTETCHPQRTSIFCDLCEVELASGQELQDHLDSKCHWDTLEHIQQNNKYDDLIIAFLQEVMLYKSHHCSQAVEDSTLQTLQENHHLTKVEMFHCAACKVYISTSVAEVQAHITSEEHIFCTKEFEVHQRHACLSKAEAMMKELKPQFEHFLKGGSPFE